A genome region from Chelonia mydas isolate rCheMyd1 chromosome 24, rCheMyd1.pri.v2, whole genome shotgun sequence includes the following:
- the APH1A gene encoding gamma-secretase subunit APH-1A — MGATVFFGCTFVAFGPAFSLFLLTVAGDPLRIIILVAGAFFWLVSLLLASLIWFISVQLSNREDSRLQYGLLVFGAAVSVLLQEAFRFAYFKLLKKADEGLATLSEDGQSPISLKQMAYVSGLSFGIISGVFSVINILADSIGPGIVGIHGDSPYYFITSAFLTMAVVFLHTFWGVIFFDACERRRYWSLALVVASHLITSGLTFLNPWYQASLVPIYVITISMGVWAFFTAGGSLHNVLACLSCKQEEENRVMVYSALQVPVED, encoded by the exons TCGTGGCCTTCGGCCCGGCCTTCTCCCTCTTCCTGCTCACTGTGGCCGGGGACCCGCTGCGGATCATCATCCTGGTGGCGGG GGCGTTTTTCTGGCTAGTTTCCCTGCTGCTGGCCTCTTTGATCTGGTTCATTTCAGTGCAGCTCAGCAATCGGGAGGACTCCAGGCTGCAGTATGGCCTCCTGGTCTTCGGGGCCGCGGTGTCGGTGCTGCTGCAGGAGGCGTTTCGATTTGCCTACTTCAAGCTACTCAA GAAAGCCGACGAAGGCTTGGCGACGCTCAGTGAGGATGGGCAGTCTCCCATCTCCCTCAAGCAGATGGCCTATG TGTCGGGGCTGTCCTTCGGGATCATCAGTGGGGTCTTCTCGGTCATTAACATCCTGGCGGACTCCATAGGGCCAGGCATCGTAGGGATCCATGGGGATTCGCCTTATTACTTCATCACGTCAG CATTCCTGACCATGGCCGTCGTCTTCCTACACACGTTCTGGGGGGTGATCTTCTTTGACGCCTGCGAGAGGCGGCGGTATTGGTCCCTGGCGCTGGTGGTGGCCAGTCACCTCATCACATCCGGGTTG ACGTTCCTGAATCCCTGGTACCAGGCCAGCCTCGTCCCCATTTACGTCATCACCATCTCCATGGGCGTCTGGGCCTTCTTCACAGCCGGAGGCTCCTTGCACAACGTCCTCGCCTGCCTCTCCT GTAAACAGGAGGAAGAGAACCGAGTGATGGTGTACTCTGCACTGCAGGTCCCCGTCGAGGACTGA
- the CA14 gene encoding carbonic anhydrase 14 isoform X2, with protein sequence MLLTLILLQGFSHALAANHGSHWTYKGPHGQVHWSDDHLDCGGQAQSPIDIQTKSVRHNPALPPIEPQGYRSPGDGAFTLLNNGHTVEMSLPPSMSLRGLPQTYVAVQLHFHWGSRGQAGGSEHQVNGETFPAEVGNVANPAYDNILDRLKNIQHAGQKISIPPFDIHELLPGQLGHYFRYNGSLTTPPCSQNVLWTVFRQRARISASQLERLQGGLYSTKVANSLPVPLVDNYRAPQLLNQRVVFSSFPVGPSAYSAGEIVAIVFGTLFGCLSIFLTIHFVVKRIRMKRIREQKDVVFKSSSRRAVSGNSHRP encoded by the exons GTTCCCACTGGACATATAAAG GCCCCCACGGCCAGGTGCACTGGTCAGATGACCACCTGGACTGTGGGGGGCAGGCGCAGTCCCCCATTGATATCCAGACCAAGTCCGTGAGGCACAACCCGGCCCTGCCGCCTATTGAGCCCCAGGGATACCGGAGCCCTGGGGACGGGGCCTTCACCCTCCTCAACAACGGGCACACAG TGGAGATGTCCCTGCCCCCGTCCATGTCCCTCCGGGGGCTTCCGCAGACCTATGTGGCCGTCCAGCTGCACTTCCACTGGGGCAGCCGGGGGCAGGCCGGCGGGTCGGAGCATCAGGTGAACGGGGAGACTTTCCCTGCCGAG GTCGGCAACGTGGCCAACCCTGCCTATGACAACATCCTCGATCGGCTGAAGAACATCCAGCATGCAG GGCAGAAAATCTCCATCCCGCCCTTCGACATTCATGAGCTGCTTCCCGGGCAGCTGGGCCACTATTTCCGCTATAACGGCTCCCTGACCACGCCGCCCTGTTCCCAGAATGTGCTCTGGACCGTCTTCCGCCAGCGGGCGCGGATTTCTGCCTCCCAG CTGGAGAGGCTGCAGGGGGGGCTGTACTCCACCAAAGTTGCAAACTCCTTGCCTGTGCCTCTGGTGGACAATTATCGAGCCCCACAGCTGCTGAACCAGAGGGTGGTGTTCTCCTCCTTCCCCGTGG GTCCCTCAGCCTACTCTGCAG GTGAAATCGTTGCCATCGTTTTTGGGACCCTCTTCGGCTGCCTCAGCATCTTTCTCACCATCCACTTTGTGGTGAAGAGAATACG AATGAAGAGGATCCGGGAGCAAAAGGACGTCGTGTTCAAATCCTCTTCCAGACGTGCAGTGTCAGGCAACAGCCACCGCCCCTGA
- the CA14 gene encoding carbonic anhydrase 14 isoform X1: protein MLLTLILLQGFSHALAANHGSHWTYKGPHGQVHWSDDHLDCGGQAQSPIDIQTKSVRHNPALPPIEPQGYRSPGDGAFTLLNNGHTVEMSLPPSMSLRGLPQTYVAVQLHFHWGSRGQAGGSEHQVNGETFPAELHIVHYNSESYANVSEAKQRVDGLAVLGILIEVGNVANPAYDNILDRLKNIQHAGQKISIPPFDIHELLPGQLGHYFRYNGSLTTPPCSQNVLWTVFRQRARISASQLERLQGGLYSTKVANSLPVPLVDNYRAPQLLNQRVVFSSFPVGPSAYSAGEIVAIVFGTLFGCLSIFLTIHFVVKRIRMKRIREQKDVVFKSSSRRAVSGNSHRP, encoded by the exons GTTCCCACTGGACATATAAAG GCCCCCACGGCCAGGTGCACTGGTCAGATGACCACCTGGACTGTGGGGGGCAGGCGCAGTCCCCCATTGATATCCAGACCAAGTCCGTGAGGCACAACCCGGCCCTGCCGCCTATTGAGCCCCAGGGATACCGGAGCCCTGGGGACGGGGCCTTCACCCTCCTCAACAACGGGCACACAG TGGAGATGTCCCTGCCCCCGTCCATGTCCCTCCGGGGGCTTCCGCAGACCTATGTGGCCGTCCAGCTGCACTTCCACTGGGGCAGCCGGGGGCAGGCCGGCGGGTCGGAGCATCAGGTGAACGGGGAGACTTTCCCTGCCGAG CTACACATTGTGCATTACAACTCGGAGAGCTACGCCAACGTCAGCGAGGCCAAGCAGCGGGTGGATGGCCTGGCCGTGCTGGGCATCCTCATCGAG GTCGGCAACGTGGCCAACCCTGCCTATGACAACATCCTCGATCGGCTGAAGAACATCCAGCATGCAG GGCAGAAAATCTCCATCCCGCCCTTCGACATTCATGAGCTGCTTCCCGGGCAGCTGGGCCACTATTTCCGCTATAACGGCTCCCTGACCACGCCGCCCTGTTCCCAGAATGTGCTCTGGACCGTCTTCCGCCAGCGGGCGCGGATTTCTGCCTCCCAG CTGGAGAGGCTGCAGGGGGGGCTGTACTCCACCAAAGTTGCAAACTCCTTGCCTGTGCCTCTGGTGGACAATTATCGAGCCCCACAGCTGCTGAACCAGAGGGTGGTGTTCTCCTCCTTCCCCGTGG GTCCCTCAGCCTACTCTGCAG GTGAAATCGTTGCCATCGTTTTTGGGACCCTCTTCGGCTGCCTCAGCATCTTTCTCACCATCCACTTTGTGGTGAAGAGAATACG AATGAAGAGGATCCGGGAGCAAAAGGACGTCGTGTTCAAATCCTCTTCCAGACGTGCAGTGTCAGGCAACAGCCACCGCCCCTGA